A genomic region of Christiangramia sp. OXR-203 contains the following coding sequences:
- the gldG gene encoding gliding motility-associated ABC transporter substrate-binding protein GldG, which yields MIRNKNISSLLVFVIILIVLNIIAANYFTRLDLTEDQRYSLSSAAKEIVDDVDSPIIIDVFLEGSFPSEFRRLKEETRQMLEEFAAYNSNIKFNFIDPLAEGDDANAIAEEFYKLGMTPARLNVQENGKNSETIIFPWAIANFEDKTVKIPLLKNQIGATDEERVNSSVQQLEYAFADGLNKLIYPREKKIAVMRGNGELPDARIADFIKTVQEYYFLAPFTLDSVASNPQKTLEDLKSYDLVIEAKPIIPYSEKEKYVLDQYLMNGGKMLWLAEMTSMENDSLFNERGSALALPRNLNLGDYFFSYGLRINSELVNDLYSAPIILASGTGNETRFNPYPWYYSPLTSSMANHPIVNNIEAVKFNYANPIDLLKNDLEKTVLLSSSPKTKLEGVPLQIGLDIIGSKPVMESYTAGEQPLAVLLEGSFKSVYNNRLKPFETTHLDNSENTKMVVISDGDVIKNELQQGKPLELGFERYTGMTYGNKEFLLNTVNYLLDDSGLVDVRTKEINLAFLNKDKVAAQREMWQVIAIGAPLLMLVLLGAALTYFRKRRYIL from the coding sequence ATGATCCGTAATAAGAACATATCGAGTTTATTGGTTTTTGTGATCATTTTGATCGTACTTAACATAATTGCTGCCAATTACTTTACAAGACTGGATCTTACCGAAGACCAGCGTTACAGCCTATCTTCAGCAGCCAAAGAGATAGTGGACGATGTGGATTCTCCTATTATTATCGATGTTTTTCTTGAGGGTAGTTTTCCTTCGGAATTCAGACGGTTAAAAGAAGAAACAAGGCAAATGCTTGAGGAGTTTGCTGCCTATAATTCGAATATAAAATTCAATTTTATCGATCCTTTAGCTGAAGGTGATGATGCCAATGCCATTGCTGAAGAATTCTATAAATTAGGGATGACTCCTGCCCGACTCAATGTTCAAGAGAACGGAAAAAATAGCGAGACCATCATTTTCCCCTGGGCTATTGCAAATTTCGAAGATAAAACGGTCAAAATTCCTTTGCTGAAGAACCAGATTGGAGCAACCGATGAGGAGCGAGTGAATTCTTCCGTACAGCAATTAGAATATGCTTTTGCTGACGGTTTAAACAAACTTATTTATCCAAGAGAAAAAAAGATCGCGGTGATGCGTGGGAACGGAGAGCTTCCAGACGCGAGAATAGCAGACTTTATCAAAACCGTACAGGAATATTATTTCCTAGCACCTTTTACGCTGGATTCGGTAGCAAGTAATCCGCAGAAAACGCTGGAAGACCTAAAGTCTTATGATTTGGTGATCGAAGCTAAACCCATAATCCCTTATTCTGAAAAGGAGAAGTATGTGCTCGATCAATATTTAATGAATGGCGGCAAAATGCTCTGGCTTGCAGAAATGACCAGTATGGAGAATGACAGCCTATTTAATGAGAGGGGTTCAGCTCTTGCCTTACCAAGAAATTTAAATCTTGGTGACTATTTCTTCTCTTATGGCCTTCGCATAAATTCTGAACTGGTGAATGACCTGTACTCAGCTCCTATCATTCTTGCGAGTGGAACTGGAAATGAAACCCGCTTTAATCCATATCCATGGTATTATAGTCCGCTTACAAGTTCTATGGCCAATCATCCAATTGTCAACAATATCGAAGCGGTAAAATTTAATTACGCCAACCCAATCGATCTTTTGAAGAATGACCTTGAGAAAACTGTTTTACTTAGCAGTTCTCCAAAAACAAAGCTTGAAGGCGTTCCGCTGCAAATTGGACTGGATATTATAGGTTCAAAGCCAGTAATGGAAAGCTATACTGCCGGTGAACAACCTCTGGCAGTATTACTGGAAGGCAGTTTTAAATCTGTTTACAACAATAGATTAAAGCCTTTTGAGACTACGCACCTGGATAACAGCGAGAATACCAAAATGGTGGTGATCTCTGATGGAGATGTGATAAAGAACGAACTTCAGCAAGGAAAACCATTGGAACTTGGTTTTGAACGGTATACGGGGATGACCTATGGCAATAAAGAGTTTTTGCTTAATACTGTCAACTATCTGCTGGATGACTCGGGACTGGTGGACGTGAGGACAAAAGAGATCAATCTGGCATTTCTAAACAAGGACAAAGTTGCCGCGCAACGTGAAATGTGGCAGGTCATTGCTATTGGTGCACCATTGTTAATGCTTGTACTACTTGGTGCTGCCCTTACCTACTTCCGTAAACGAAGATATATACTTTAA
- the gldF gene encoding gliding motility-associated ABC transporter permease subunit GldF, giving the protein MFAILKKEIQSFFANLTGYLVIGIFLLVSGLFLFVFSGGYNILDSGFADLKPFFDLAPWIFIFLIPAISMRSYSEEKRMGTMEILQTRPISNWDLVFGKYFGALILVLLAIIPSIIYLLAIGELGQIAYNFDTGATIGSYLGLIFLAASYTAIGTYASSTTSNQIVAFLLGVFLCFAIYYAFEALATINILGDFTYLLEYFGISYHYRSISRGVLDTRDLIYFVSVIALFLKLTQVNISSAKNRR; this is encoded by the coding sequence ATGTTCGCGATCTTAAAAAAAGAAATACAATCATTTTTTGCAAACCTTACCGGTTACTTGGTGATTGGTATCTTTCTTTTGGTTAGCGGACTGTTCCTTTTCGTATTTAGTGGAGGTTACAATATCCTGGATAGTGGTTTTGCAGATCTTAAACCATTTTTTGATCTGGCACCATGGATCTTTATATTTCTTATTCCTGCGATAAGTATGCGCAGCTATTCCGAAGAAAAGCGAATGGGAACCATGGAGATTTTGCAAACCCGCCCTATTAGTAACTGGGATCTTGTATTTGGTAAATACTTTGGCGCACTAATTTTGGTTCTTCTTGCTATCATTCCAAGCATAATTTATTTGTTAGCTATCGGAGAATTGGGACAGATAGCCTACAATTTTGATACGGGTGCAACTATTGGATCTTATCTAGGTTTGATCTTTCTGGCAGCAAGTTATACCGCAATAGGCACCTATGCTTCCAGTACTACTTCCAATCAAATTGTGGCCTTTTTACTGGGAGTTTTTCTTTGTTTTGCCATCTATTATGCATTTGAAGCACTCGCCACGATCAACATTTTAGGCGATTTTACCTATCTACTGGAATACTTCGGAATAAGTTATCATTATCGCAGTATTAGCCGCGGTGTATTAGATACTCGCGATCTCATTTATTTTGTTAGTGTGATCGCTTTATTTCTGAAGCTTACCCAGGTAAATATTTCATCAGCAAAAAACCGAAGATGA
- a CDS encoding antibiotic biosynthesis monooxygenase family protein codes for MFVRIVKMGFKEDKIEEFLNNFEQVKSKIRNFEGCQFLELYRDKNNTNTFFTYSYWVDENALENYRHSDLFKKVWAETKVHFNAKPEAWSVDKLVSLD; via the coding sequence ATGTTCGTAAGAATTGTGAAAATGGGCTTTAAGGAAGATAAGATCGAAGAGTTTCTGAACAACTTTGAGCAGGTAAAATCAAAGATCAGAAATTTTGAAGGCTGTCAATTTTTGGAACTATACCGTGATAAAAACAATACGAATACATTTTTTACGTATAGTTACTGGGTAGATGAAAATGCTTTGGAGAACTATCGGCATTCAGATCTATTTAAAAAGGTTTGGGCAGAAACGAAAGTTCATTTTAATGCAAAACCTGAGGCCTGGAGCGTCGATAAACTTGTAAGCCTGGACTAA
- a CDS encoding SAM-dependent chlorinase/fluorinase: MAIITLTTDFGEKDYFAGAVKGAIYNELSDVRIVDISHSVSPFHISEASYIIKNAYKSFPKGSIHIIGIDSELTPENKHLAVKLDDHYFICANNGILSLLASEIRPEKIVEINIHDKIQTNFPVLDVFVKVACHISRGGTLEVIGKNIEQIKHLKQFEPIINSEKNQILGHVIYIDNYGNVITNISRKLFESTGKGRPFKISARRHNFDAIYETYSHAINFEVEKENRKEEDGKKLAVFNSAGYIELAIYKSNPNTVGGAASLFGLEYLDTVTINFE; this comes from the coding sequence ATGGCAATCATCACTTTAACAACCGATTTTGGGGAAAAGGATTATTTCGCTGGAGCGGTTAAAGGTGCTATCTACAATGAGCTAAGTGATGTTAGAATTGTTGATATTTCGCATTCGGTTTCACCATTCCATATTAGTGAAGCTTCCTATATCATCAAGAACGCCTATAAAAGTTTTCCGAAGGGAAGTATTCATATTATTGGGATCGATTCAGAACTTACACCAGAGAATAAACATCTCGCAGTAAAACTGGATGACCACTACTTTATTTGTGCCAACAACGGGATACTTTCTTTATTAGCTTCAGAAATAAGACCGGAGAAAATCGTGGAAATCAATATACATGATAAGATACAAACCAATTTCCCTGTACTGGACGTTTTTGTAAAAGTAGCCTGTCATATTTCCCGGGGAGGAACTCTGGAAGTCATTGGTAAGAATATTGAGCAAATTAAACATCTCAAACAGTTCGAACCCATCATTAATAGTGAAAAGAACCAGATACTGGGACACGTGATCTATATTGATAACTACGGAAATGTGATCACAAATATTTCTCGGAAATTGTTTGAAAGTACTGGTAAAGGCCGACCGTTTAAAATTAGTGCACGCAGACATAATTTCGATGCGATCTATGAAACTTACAGTCATGCGATTAATTTTGAGGTAGAAAAGGAAAATCGCAAAGAAGAAGATGGCAAGAAGCTGGCAGTGTTCAATTCTGCCGGCTATATTGAACTGGCCATTTATAAAAGTAATCCCAATACAGTGGGTGGTGCGGCCAGTTTATTTGGTCTGGAATACCTTGATACTGTAACCATAAATTTTGAATAG
- a CDS encoding PhoH family protein codes for MNELLIELSEISPREFFGQQNEHIELLKKYFPKLKIVARGNKIKVFGDEEMLEEFDKRFSMLMDHFGKYNKLDENTIERVLTSESEEDYQTTKESGETIVHGLSGKVIKAQTANQRRMVELTKKNDLIFAIGPAGTGKTYTGVALAVKALKEKQVKRIILTRPAVEAGENLGFLPGDLKEKLDPYMQPLYDALRDMIPHEKLELFIEKGVIQIAPLAFMRGRTLDDAFVILDEAQNTTHAQMKMFLTRMGKHAKFMITGDPGQIDLPRRTISGLKEALLVLKDVKGVGMVYLDDKDVIRHRLVKKIIAAYKTIEHND; via the coding sequence TTGAACGAACTTCTTATTGAACTCTCAGAAATTAGCCCACGCGAATTCTTCGGGCAACAGAACGAACATATCGAATTACTAAAAAAATACTTTCCCAAGCTCAAAATAGTTGCCAGAGGTAATAAAATTAAAGTTTTTGGCGATGAAGAAATGCTGGAGGAGTTCGACAAGCGTTTTTCCATGTTGATGGATCATTTTGGAAAGTATAATAAACTGGACGAAAATACAATTGAAAGAGTTCTCACTAGCGAAAGTGAAGAGGATTATCAAACCACTAAAGAAAGTGGCGAGACGATCGTTCATGGTTTAAGTGGAAAGGTGATCAAAGCTCAAACTGCGAATCAACGCAGGATGGTAGAACTTACCAAAAAGAATGATCTTATTTTTGCCATTGGACCGGCCGGAACCGGAAAGACCTATACGGGCGTAGCACTCGCGGTAAAAGCTCTTAAGGAGAAGCAGGTCAAAAGGATCATTCTTACCAGACCCGCCGTAGAAGCAGGTGAAAATCTTGGATTTCTGCCGGGTGATCTTAAAGAAAAACTGGACCCTTATATGCAGCCATTATATGATGCTTTAAGGGATATGATTCCGCATGAAAAGCTCGAGCTATTTATTGAAAAAGGTGTTATCCAAATTGCACCCTTAGCATTTATGCGTGGTAGGACTCTGGATGATGCTTTTGTGATCCTTGATGAAGCACAGAACACTACACACGCTCAAATGAAGATGTTCTTAACCAGAATGGGAAAACATGCGAAATTTATGATCACGGGTGATCCGGGACAGATCGATCTGCCTAGAAGAACTATTTCAGGTCTTAAAGAAGCACTACTGGTGCTAAAAGATGTGAAAGGTGTTGGTATGGTTTATCTTGATGACAAGGATGTAATTAGACACCGACTGGTTAAAAAGATCATTGCCGCTTATAAAACAATTGAACACAACGACTAA
- a CDS encoding phosphoribosylaminoimidazolesuccinocarboxamide synthase, giving the protein MKSNTIIRTDFQFPGQKSVYKGKVRDVYTLEGDRLLMIASDRLSAFDVVMPKGIPFKGQILNQIATKMMEKTEDIVPNWLEATPDPNVAIGKNCEPFKVEMVIRGYLSGHAAREYKAGNRELCGVKMPEGMKENDKFSEPIITPATKAEMGDHDEDISREDIIAKNIVSKEDYLQLEDYTRKLFQRGSEIADQQNLILVDTKYEFGKTSEGKIVLIDEIHTPDSSRYFYKEGYEERQAKGEAQRQLSKEFVRQWLIGEGFQGLEGQEVPLMSDEYIETVSERYIELYENITGETFKKADITNIDARIEQNVLKYLESQK; this is encoded by the coding sequence GTGAAGAGTAATACCATAATTAGAACAGACTTTCAATTCCCGGGACAAAAATCGGTTTACAAAGGTAAGGTAAGAGATGTATATACCCTGGAAGGTGACAGGTTGTTAATGATCGCATCAGACAGGCTTTCAGCTTTTGATGTGGTAATGCCAAAAGGGATTCCATTTAAAGGTCAGATCCTTAACCAGATCGCTACAAAAATGATGGAAAAAACTGAAGACATCGTTCCGAACTGGTTGGAAGCCACACCAGACCCTAATGTAGCAATCGGGAAAAACTGCGAGCCTTTTAAGGTTGAAATGGTTATTCGTGGTTATCTTTCTGGTCACGCTGCCAGAGAGTATAAAGCAGGGAATAGAGAATTGTGTGGAGTTAAGATGCCTGAAGGAATGAAGGAAAATGATAAATTTTCTGAACCTATAATCACTCCTGCTACAAAAGCAGAAATGGGAGATCATGATGAGGATATTTCCAGAGAGGACATTATAGCTAAAAATATCGTTTCAAAGGAAGATTATCTTCAGCTGGAAGATTACACTCGTAAACTATTTCAAAGAGGATCTGAGATCGCTGATCAACAAAACCTGATCCTGGTAGATACTAAGTATGAATTTGGAAAAACTTCCGAAGGAAAAATTGTATTGATAGACGAAATACATACGCCAGATTCTTCTAGATATTTTTATAAGGAAGGGTATGAAGAAAGACAGGCTAAGGGGGAGGCACAAAGACAACTCTCTAAAGAATTCGTTCGGCAATGGCTTATAGGTGAAGGTTTTCAAGGACTTGAAGGCCAGGAAGTACCTTTGATGAGTGATGAGTATATTGAAACTGTTTCTGAAAGATATATTGAGCTTTATGAGAATATTACCGGCGAAACTTTTAAAAAGGCAGACATTACTAATATTGACGCTAGAATTGAACAGAACGTTCTCAAATATCTCGAATCTCAAAAATAA
- the acs gene encoding acetate--CoA ligase produces MSNYHIKNLEEYFQVYRKSIREPENFWQEVAEEHFTWRKKWDNVLSWDFSKPEVKWFENAKLNITENCIDRHLLAKGDKTAIIWEPNDPSEETLKISYRELHKKVSQFANVLKANGIEKGDRVCIYLPMIPELAYSVLACARIGAIHSVVFAGFSASALAARTQDADCKMMITSDGSFRGDKTIDLKGIVDKALDSCPNVEKVLVAKRTGANIHMEAGRDVWLEEEMSKAADTCTPEIMDAEDPLFILYTSGSTGKPKGMLHTTAGYMVYSAYTFKNIFNYQDDDVYWCTADIGWITGHSYIVYGPLLNGATTLMFEGVPSYPDYGRFWEIVEKHQVNQFYTAPTAIRALAKKNLDFVNKYDLSSLKVLGTVGEPINEEAWHWYDNNIGKNKSPIVDTWWQTETGGIMISPIPFATPTKPTFATLPFPGIQPALMDEHGKELKGNQVDGRLCIKFPWPSMARTIWGNHDRYRDTYFSAFANKYFTGDGAMRDEVGYYRITGRVDDVIIVSGHNLGTAPIEDAINEHPAVAESAIVGFPHEVKGNALYGFVILKESGESRNHDNLRKEINQQIADKIGPIAKPDKIQFVEGLPKTRSGKIMRRILRKIASNDTSDLGDTSTLLNPEVVEEIIEGYLK; encoded by the coding sequence ATGAGTAACTATCATATAAAGAACCTGGAAGAATATTTTCAGGTATACCGCAAATCTATACGTGAACCTGAAAACTTCTGGCAGGAAGTTGCTGAAGAACATTTTACCTGGAGAAAAAAATGGGATAATGTCCTTAGCTGGGATTTTAGCAAGCCGGAAGTTAAATGGTTTGAAAATGCTAAGCTGAATATTACTGAAAATTGCATAGATAGACATCTACTCGCGAAAGGAGATAAAACCGCTATTATATGGGAGCCAAATGATCCTTCGGAAGAAACTTTGAAAATCAGCTATAGGGAGCTACATAAAAAAGTAAGTCAGTTTGCAAATGTTTTAAAAGCAAACGGCATCGAAAAAGGGGATAGGGTATGCATTTATCTTCCTATGATTCCCGAACTGGCTTATTCAGTTTTAGCGTGTGCAAGAATTGGAGCAATACATTCTGTGGTGTTTGCTGGATTTTCAGCTTCGGCTCTGGCCGCCAGAACGCAGGATGCCGATTGTAAGATGATGATCACTTCCGATGGTTCCTTCCGAGGAGATAAAACGATTGATCTTAAAGGTATTGTTGATAAGGCACTTGATAGTTGCCCAAATGTCGAAAAAGTACTGGTTGCTAAAAGAACAGGGGCTAACATACATATGGAAGCCGGAAGAGATGTATGGCTGGAAGAGGAAATGTCTAAAGCCGCTGATACCTGTACTCCTGAGATCATGGATGCAGAAGATCCACTTTTTATATTATATACCTCGGGATCTACAGGCAAACCCAAAGGTATGTTGCACACGACTGCAGGATACATGGTTTATTCAGCTTACACGTTTAAGAACATATTTAACTATCAGGATGATGATGTCTATTGGTGTACTGCCGATATTGGATGGATTACAGGGCATTCGTATATAGTTTATGGTCCGCTTTTAAATGGTGCTACCACCCTGATGTTTGAAGGTGTTCCATCATATCCGGATTACGGTAGATTCTGGGAAATTGTAGAAAAACATCAAGTAAATCAGTTTTACACGGCACCAACAGCAATTAGGGCTTTAGCGAAGAAAAACCTGGACTTTGTCAATAAATACGATCTTTCTTCTTTAAAAGTGCTGGGTACAGTAGGCGAGCCAATTAACGAGGAAGCCTGGCACTGGTACGATAATAATATTGGAAAGAATAAAAGTCCGATAGTTGATACCTGGTGGCAAACGGAGACTGGCGGTATCATGATCTCTCCAATACCCTTTGCCACTCCTACAAAACCAACCTTTGCAACTTTACCCTTCCCTGGAATTCAGCCTGCTTTAATGGATGAGCATGGAAAGGAGCTTAAAGGAAATCAGGTAGATGGCAGGTTATGTATAAAATTCCCGTGGCCTTCCATGGCGAGAACAATATGGGGAAATCACGATAGGTATAGAGATACTTATTTTTCTGCTTTTGCGAACAAATATTTTACTGGTGACGGAGCGATGCGTGATGAGGTTGGTTATTACCGAATTACCGGTAGAGTAGATGATGTAATTATAGTTTCAGGACATAATTTAGGGACTGCACCAATTGAAGATGCTATCAATGAACATCCGGCGGTAGCTGAATCTGCTATTGTTGGATTCCCTCACGAAGTAAAAGGGAACGCTCTATACGGATTCGTTATTCTGAAAGAATCTGGAGAATCCAGAAATCACGATAATTTAAGAAAAGAGATCAATCAGCAAATCGCTGATAAAATTGGGCCTATAGCAAAACCAGACAAAATACAGTTTGTGGAAGGTTTACCGAAAACCAGAAGCGGTAAGATTATGCGTAGAATTTTACGAAAGATCGCAAGTAATGATACTTCTGATCTTGGGGATACTTCAACATTGCTAAATCCTGAAGTTGTTGAGGAAATTATAGAAGGATATCTCAAATAA
- a CDS encoding 3'-5' exonuclease: MIREWFKKYEQPEDLPEYFTRYLSLFDKDKAEDVADQRFVIFDTETTGFDINQDRILSIGAVAIQNNQLKVKDHFEVYLKQNTFNPETVKIHGIIKNERFAQLPEAEALEHFIEYVGNSILVAHHAGFDKNMMNKALERNGSPRLQNKFLDTAILYKKTRIATNFIDKNKVYSLDEIAEDYNIDLTDRHTASGDAFITALIFMKLIAKIDAKNIKIRKLLRYRY, from the coding sequence ATGATTCGAGAATGGTTCAAAAAATATGAGCAACCGGAAGATCTGCCAGAATATTTTACCAGGTATCTTTCTTTATTTGATAAAGATAAAGCTGAAGATGTTGCAGATCAACGATTTGTTATTTTTGATACCGAAACTACCGGATTCGATATAAACCAAGATCGAATTTTAAGCATAGGCGCGGTCGCTATTCAGAATAATCAGTTAAAAGTGAAAGATCATTTTGAAGTCTATCTAAAGCAGAACACCTTTAATCCTGAAACTGTAAAAATCCACGGAATAATAAAAAACGAACGTTTTGCTCAGTTACCGGAAGCTGAAGCTTTAGAACATTTCATTGAATATGTCGGGAATTCCATACTTGTTGCCCATCACGCCGGTTTCGACAAAAACATGATGAATAAAGCATTAGAAAGAAACGGTTCACCTCGCCTTCAGAATAAATTCTTAGATACCGCCATTCTTTATAAAAAAACCAGAATAGCTACAAATTTTATAGATAAGAATAAAGTGTATTCATTGGATGAGATCGCTGAAGATTATAATATAGATCTTACGGATAGGCACACTGCTTCTGGTGACGCTTTTATTACAGCGCTAATATTTATGAAGTTAATAGCAAAGATCGACGCGAAAAATATCAAGATTCGAAAATTACTTAGATATAGATATTAA
- a CDS encoding DUF294 nucleotidyltransferase-like domain-containing protein, which yields MTNSIAARIADFLENYPPFSLLEKSELLQISESITVFYFEAGKMIFRKDEQVHDQFYIVQKGAVDLQKVEESKEPETIDKCDEGDIFGLRPLFAKKNYQINAITDEESIIYGIPLNLFKPYAVNNPEVGDFLMESFASNTRNPYSEKHRGRLFSDEDDIQLNKDPLFELQPIPIVKKMVTVSRNTSIQKAATLMSERRVGSVIVVEDKKPVGIVTDVDFRELVATGILPITSDIFEVMNSPVICYSKNLTIAQAQLTMMKHKINHICITKDGTPNTKVKGIVSEHDIIVSQGNNPAVLMKAINRANSTKKLKKIRTKIMLLLDGYIKSNIPVSHISTIIFELNDATIKRTISRCIDKMEEPLPCNFSWMSLGSQGRKEQLLLTDQDNALVFENVEEEELEEVRAYFLKLARKVTKRLNIIGYQFCPAEMMARNEKYCLSLSEWKDQFSNWVTTSGNDEILLCQIFFDYDISYGESRLTNELSDHVYDILKGNRNFLNRLAAQALRNPSPLGFFRQFLVEHDGEKKDLFDIKKRGIMPLTDAARLLILEHRVKNISNTAERFEKLAQLEPNNKEIYQACAYSSKALIKFRTKQGLKNKDNGRFINLEDLGKEDKIKLKRCFKSIKEIQELIKIRFETTYYS from the coding sequence ATGACAAATTCCATTGCCGCTCGTATCGCCGATTTCCTGGAAAATTATCCGCCATTTTCACTTCTGGAAAAATCTGAATTACTTCAGATTTCAGAATCAATTACGGTTTTCTATTTCGAGGCTGGTAAAATGATCTTCAGAAAAGATGAGCAAGTTCATGATCAATTCTATATAGTTCAAAAAGGAGCCGTAGACCTTCAGAAGGTTGAAGAATCGAAAGAACCTGAAACTATTGATAAATGTGATGAAGGTGATATTTTTGGATTGCGACCCTTGTTTGCAAAAAAAAATTACCAGATCAATGCCATCACAGATGAAGAAAGTATCATCTATGGAATTCCGTTGAATCTTTTCAAACCTTATGCCGTCAACAATCCTGAAGTAGGGGATTTTCTAATGGAAAGTTTTGCTTCGAATACCCGTAACCCCTATTCAGAAAAACACCGTGGGAGATTATTTTCAGATGAAGATGATATTCAGCTAAATAAAGATCCTTTATTTGAGCTTCAACCTATCCCGATTGTCAAGAAAATGGTGACAGTATCCAGGAACACCAGTATTCAAAAAGCAGCTACCCTTATGAGTGAGCGCAGGGTTGGATCTGTTATCGTGGTGGAAGATAAAAAGCCTGTTGGAATCGTTACTGATGTGGACTTTAGAGAATTGGTCGCTACCGGCATTTTGCCCATTACCAGTGACATTTTCGAAGTCATGAATTCTCCAGTGATCTGTTACTCGAAGAACCTTACCATAGCACAGGCGCAGCTAACGATGATGAAACATAAGATCAATCATATATGCATTACCAAAGATGGTACTCCAAATACAAAAGTAAAAGGAATTGTTTCTGAACATGATATTATCGTTTCTCAGGGTAATAATCCTGCTGTATTGATGAAAGCAATCAATCGAGCGAATTCAACAAAAAAGCTTAAGAAAATTAGAACAAAGATCATGCTGTTGCTCGATGGATATATTAAAAGCAATATTCCGGTATCCCACATTAGTACGATTATTTTCGAATTAAATGATGCAACCATCAAAAGAACAATTTCCCGTTGCATCGATAAAATGGAGGAACCACTACCGTGTAACTTTAGCTGGATGTCTTTGGGTAGTCAGGGAAGAAAGGAGCAATTACTACTCACAGATCAGGATAATGCGCTGGTATTCGAAAATGTTGAGGAAGAAGAACTGGAAGAAGTAAGAGCCTATTTTCTCAAACTAGCCAGAAAGGTCACTAAAAGACTTAATATCATTGGCTATCAATTTTGCCCAGCGGAGATGATGGCCCGGAATGAAAAATACTGCCTGTCTTTATCTGAATGGAAGGATCAATTTTCGAACTGGGTTACTACTTCAGGCAATGACGAAATTCTACTCTGTCAGATATTTTTCGACTATGACATTAGTTATGGTGAATCGAGGCTAACCAATGAACTTTCAGATCATGTCTATGATATTTTAAAAGGAAATCGCAATTTCTTGAATCGTCTTGCGGCACAAGCATTGCGGAATCCTTCTCCTTTAGGATTCTTCAGGCAATTTTTAGTAGAACATGATGGAGAAAAAAAGGATCTTTTTGATATTAAAAAACGCGGAATCATGCCCCTTACAGATGCAGCGAGACTTCTAATTCTGGAACACCGAGTTAAGAATATTAGTAATACTGCGGAAAGATTTGAAAAACTGGCCCAGTTGGAACCAAACAACAAAGAAATCTACCAGGCTTGCGCCTATTCTTCCAAAGCACTTATTAAATTTAGAACAAAACAAGGTCTTAAAAATAAGGATAATGGTAGATTTATAAATCTTGAAGATCTTGGAAAAGAGGATAAGATCAAATTAAAGCGTTGCTTTAAATCCATTAAAGAAATTCAGGAGCTTATCAAGATTCGTTTTGAAACTACTTATTATTCATGA